One region of Psychrobacter sp. DAB_AL43B genomic DNA includes:
- the zapE gene encoding cell division protein ZapE, with amino-acid sequence MSLSPLQRYEQAISTDEFTRDEQQYQAMSYLDELYHQLNDSAVQKKGFFSFLKSKPAAPKGLYMWGGVGRGKTWMMDMFYDSLTIDRKMRQHFHHFMQRVHQELNKIQGESDPLEKVADIIYAEAVIICFDEFFVSNVSDAMILGDLFTMLFNRGITLVATSNIEPSGLYKDGLHRDRFMPAIAEVERHTMVMNIDSGIDYRLRVLQQAELYESPMTKANHHWLANRFASLSNNQKISNEPIIINGREIRINARTEDILFCDFRHLCMEPRSASDFIAIAKEFNTVLVNAVPALNDDLRDPTRRFIYLVDEFYDRRVKLLVRAQQPILELYQGEKLAFEIERTRSRLLEMQSEDYLKMEHRTEDEDAA; translated from the coding sequence ATGAGTTTATCTCCCCTACAACGTTATGAGCAAGCTATTAGCACTGATGAGTTTACTCGAGATGAGCAGCAATATCAGGCGATGAGCTATTTAGATGAGCTGTACCATCAGCTCAATGATAGCGCGGTACAAAAAAAAGGCTTTTTTAGTTTTCTAAAGTCAAAGCCTGCTGCACCCAAAGGTTTGTATATGTGGGGCGGGGTGGGACGTGGTAAAACATGGATGATGGACATGTTTTATGATTCATTGACCATTGATCGCAAAATGCGCCAACATTTTCACCATTTTATGCAGCGTGTCCATCAAGAGTTAAATAAAATACAAGGTGAGAGCGATCCGTTAGAGAAGGTTGCTGATATCATTTATGCAGAAGCCGTGATTATTTGTTTTGATGAGTTTTTTGTCTCCAACGTCTCTGATGCCATGATTTTAGGTGATTTGTTCACTATGTTATTCAATCGAGGTATCACTTTGGTGGCGACTTCGAACATTGAGCCGTCAGGACTGTATAAAGATGGTTTGCATCGTGATCGCTTTATGCCTGCTATCGCCGAAGTTGAACGCCACACCATGGTGATGAATATTGATTCTGGTATTGATTATCGCTTGCGTGTGTTGCAGCAAGCCGAGCTGTATGAATCGCCCATGACCAAAGCCAATCACCATTGGTTAGCCAACCGTTTTGCCAGCTTATCTAATAATCAGAAGATCAGTAACGAGCCCATCATCATTAATGGTCGCGAAATTAGAATCAATGCTCGAACCGAAGATATTCTATTCTGTGATTTCCGTCATTTATGTATGGAGCCACGTTCGGCGTCTGATTTTATCGCCATCGCTAAGGAATTCAATACCGTATTGGTCAACGCCGTACCAGCTCTAAATGATGACCTACGCGATCCAACACGCCGTTTCATTTATCTGGTTGATGAGTTTTATGATCGTCGCGTTAAGTTACTGGTTAGAGCGCAGCAGCCAATTCTTGAGTTGTATCAAGGCGAGAAGCTGGCGTTTGAGATTGAGCGTACCCGTTCGCGCTTGCTTGAGATGCAGTCAGAAGATTATCTGAAAATGGAGCATCGTACAGAAGATGAGGATGCAGCATAG
- the tnpB gene encoding IS200/IS605 family element RNA-guided endonuclease TnpB has product MSKQIHKAYKFRVYPNEVQKVFFAKSFGCARFIWNKMLADKKEHYQLDKKSLKNTPAQYKKEFEWLREVDSLALANVQMQLHQAFQHFFKQPNVGFPTFKHKGKKDSYTTNNQKGTVAIDGSFIKLPKIGPIKANIHRSIHGLIKSATVSKSPTGKYYVSVLVETIAAPFPKTQSNIGIDLGLTDFIVLSDGTKVANPKFLSKLQNKLARAQKIMSKRALVAKKDNRKLRDSKNYQKQKLKVAKIHEKISNTRKDFLHKQSFNIVKNHDIIVIEDLNVSGMLKNHKLAKAISDSSWSAFTTMLSYKGDWYGKQLIKVDRWFPSSKTCSGCGHILGKNELKLSDRSWNCSSCKSENDRDLNASVNILNEGLRCLKLKEPLVQGS; this is encoded by the coding sequence ATGAGCAAGCAGATCCATAAAGCCTATAAGTTTAGGGTTTACCCCAACGAGGTGCAAAAAGTGTTTTTTGCTAAGTCGTTTGGCTGCGCTCGTTTTATTTGGAATAAAATGCTGGCTGATAAAAAAGAGCATTACCAGCTGGATAAAAAGAGCCTTAAAAACACCCCAGCTCAATATAAAAAAGAGTTTGAATGGTTGCGTGAAGTAGATAGCTTGGCGTTGGCAAATGTACAAATGCAGCTACATCAAGCATTTCAGCACTTTTTCAAACAACCTAATGTGGGCTTTCCGACATTCAAGCATAAAGGTAAAAAAGACAGTTACACCACCAATAATCAAAAAGGCACAGTGGCGATTGATGGCTCGTTTATAAAGCTGCCTAAAATCGGTCCTATTAAAGCTAATATCCATCGGTCTATCCATGGCTTAATCAAAAGCGCAACGGTATCAAAATCGCCTACAGGCAAGTATTACGTTAGTGTTTTGGTTGAAACCATTGCGGCACCCTTCCCAAAAACCCAATCAAACATCGGTATTGATTTAGGATTAACAGACTTTATCGTCTTATCTGATGGCACTAAAGTTGCTAATCCTAAGTTTCTGTCAAAGCTGCAAAATAAATTGGCTCGTGCTCAAAAAATCATGTCTAAACGCGCCTTGGTTGCCAAAAAAGACAATCGTAAACTGCGTGACAGTAAAAACTATCAAAAACAGAAACTTAAAGTCGCTAAAATTCACGAGAAAATAAGCAATACCCGTAAAGACTTTCTACATAAACAGTCCTTCAATATTGTCAAAAACCACGACATTATTGTGATTGAGGACTTAAATGTCAGCGGGATGCTCAAAAACCATAAACTCGCTAAAGCAATCAGCGACAGTTCATGGTCAGCTTTTACCACCATGCTGAGCTATAAAGGAGATTGGTATGGCAAGCAGCTTATTAAGGTTGATAGATGGTTTCCATCATCAAAAACCTGCTCAGGCTGTGGTCATATTCTTGGTAAAAACGAGCTGAAACTTAGTGATAGGTCGTGGAATTGCTCAAGTTGCAAATCCGAAAATGACCGTGACCTCAACGCCAGTGTCAATATCCTCAATGAAGGATTGCGCTGTCTAAAACTCAAAGAACCCTTGGTGCAAGGGAGTTAG
- a CDS encoding alpha/beta hydrolase, whose translation MQLIPAPAGVLEVDALWQQDNPNDSNTDTVALLCHPNPLFDGTMNNKVVTTMYRFARDNGMHVVRFNFRGVGQSTGEHDYAEGEVVDAMTVLQWIAEQTHARKLWLGGFSFGGYVTARVAEQVMVSPHIWGLSDFEISKIALIAPSVEKNDSSDISLPADKTFEIYGNADEVIDPDNMQAFAEKLGIAVSVVDGAGHFFHGRLSELKKLLEQHTYNGDT comes from the coding sequence ATGCAATTGATTCCCGCTCCTGCTGGCGTGCTCGAAGTCGACGCGTTATGGCAACAAGACAATCCTAATGACTCCAATACGGATACAGTGGCGCTGCTTTGTCATCCCAACCCGTTGTTCGACGGTACGATGAACAATAAAGTCGTCACCACCATGTATCGCTTCGCTCGTGACAACGGTATGCATGTGGTACGCTTTAATTTTCGCGGTGTGGGGCAGTCAACTGGCGAGCATGATTATGCTGAAGGTGAAGTGGTGGATGCAATGACCGTGTTACAATGGATTGCAGAGCAAACCCATGCACGAAAATTATGGCTTGGTGGTTTTTCATTTGGTGGTTATGTGACCGCGCGCGTGGCTGAGCAAGTCATGGTATCACCGCATATATGGGGTTTAAGCGATTTTGAGATATCAAAAATTGCCCTTATCGCGCCATCTGTTGAAAAAAATGACAGTAGTGATATCAGCTTGCCAGCGGACAAGACCTTTGAGATTTATGGCAATGCTGATGAAGTCATTGACCCTGACAACATGCAAGCATTTGCTGAAAAATTAGGGATAGCTGTCAGTGTCGTCGATGGTGCCGGTCACTTTTTTCATGGGCGCTTGTCGGAATTAAAAAAGCTACTAGAGCAGCATACTTATAACGGCGATACATAG
- the xseA gene encoding exodeoxyribonuclease VII large subunit: protein MRKPNLSNTKQASTAKSKVLAPAKDLATLEAELAEQENSLEVNLEDTVLRLSDYLSAVDMVIKQTFNHRVWVKAEIRNLSSKGGHYYFELAEKNNDGKVIASCRGNLWRFKAARVLAKFERATGMPLDRDLTVLLKVSAGFHAQYGFSLTIEDIDPSYTLGDLARQYAEMVDRLTGEGLLHLNQQLPTPFDIEHVLVIAPEKAAGLGDFQADADRLASTGACHFHYHHATFQGNHAPAEIRQAIVSAQQQFQDTYQHLPDLLVIIRGGGAVGDLAYLNDYELAALVAEQPIPVWVGIGHERDKVILDEVAHSSFDTPSKVIAAISSHLAQLVTQTLQYQAQIKQAAQRQLNIAEQQTARQLSQIQSQTIGQLTALQKDSDYAWRSIQQSANRQVKQAARQTGELRAQIQASAYQQLSIASTYSKNHQKTIMQSTQQQLIQARRDSEHLRDIVLLHRPSRVLKQGYSMLLDEKNQRILTSSVQLYPEQTIHIVLKDGKAKAQIIDIKIDKKPTESTEAST from the coding sequence ATGCGCAAACCCAATCTTTCAAATACTAAACAAGCGAGCACTGCAAAATCAAAGGTACTAGCGCCTGCCAAAGATTTAGCGACCTTAGAAGCTGAGCTGGCTGAGCAAGAAAACAGTCTAGAAGTCAATTTAGAAGATACGGTTCTGCGGCTTAGTGATTACTTATCAGCGGTTGATATGGTTATTAAACAAACCTTTAATCACCGTGTATGGGTCAAAGCTGAGATTCGCAACTTATCTAGCAAAGGTGGGCATTATTACTTTGAATTGGCAGAAAAAAATAATGACGGTAAAGTCATCGCCAGCTGCCGTGGCAATCTTTGGCGCTTTAAAGCGGCGCGCGTCTTAGCGAAGTTTGAACGTGCAACCGGTATGCCTCTTGACCGTGATTTAACGGTTCTATTAAAAGTATCAGCAGGCTTCCATGCGCAATATGGCTTCTCGCTCACGATTGAAGATATTGATCCTAGCTACACGTTAGGCGATTTGGCGCGCCAATATGCCGAGATGGTTGATCGCTTGACTGGTGAGGGACTATTACATCTCAATCAACAGCTGCCGACTCCGTTTGATATCGAACATGTCTTAGTCATTGCCCCTGAAAAAGCAGCAGGATTAGGCGATTTCCAAGCGGATGCCGATAGACTCGCTAGCACTGGGGCTTGTCATTTTCATTATCATCACGCGACCTTTCAAGGCAATCATGCCCCTGCTGAAATCCGCCAAGCAATCGTCAGCGCCCAGCAGCAATTTCAAGATACTTATCAGCATCTACCCGACTTATTGGTTATTATTCGTGGTGGCGGCGCAGTAGGTGATTTGGCTTACCTCAATGATTACGAGCTTGCCGCCTTAGTCGCTGAGCAGCCTATACCGGTTTGGGTTGGGATTGGTCACGAGCGTGACAAAGTCATATTAGATGAAGTCGCGCACAGCAGCTTTGATACCCCGTCAAAAGTCATCGCGGCGATCAGTAGCCATTTAGCACAGCTAGTCACTCAGACGTTACAGTATCAAGCACAAATCAAGCAAGCTGCCCAGCGCCAACTGAATATCGCTGAGCAACAAACGGCACGTCAATTAAGCCAAATACAATCACAAACGATTGGTCAATTAACGGCATTACAAAAAGACAGTGACTATGCGTGGCGTAGTATTCAGCAAAGTGCAAATCGCCAAGTGAAGCAAGCAGCCAGACAAACAGGCGAGCTACGCGCACAAATACAAGCCTCTGCTTATCAGCAATTATCAATCGCCTCCACTTATAGTAAAAACCATCAAAAAACGATTATGCAAAGTACTCAGCAGCAGTTAATACAAGCACGGCGCGATAGTGAGCATCTACGTGATATTGTACTCTTGCATCGACCGTCTCGCGTGCTTAAACAGGGCTATAGCATGCTCCTTGATGAGAAAAACCAACGTATACTAACCAGTAGCGTACAGCTTTATCCTGAACAGACTATTCATATCGTCTTAAAAGACGGTAAGGCAAAAGCACAGATTATTGATATTAAGATTGATAAAAAGCCCACAGAATCCACAGAAGCTTCAACCTAA
- the xseB gene encoding exodeoxyribonuclease VII small subunit: protein MTTPTRKRKKTAPKTFKAAYDILKTNAAELQQQDEPDIDNLMTTVEESIAAYRVCETRINAVQQALDAAFAEEDKAEKSDS, encoded by the coding sequence ATGACCACCCCTACTCGCAAACGCAAAAAAACCGCCCCAAAAACCTTTAAGGCGGCTTACGATATTTTAAAAACCAATGCAGCTGAATTGCAGCAACAAGATGAACCTGATATTGATAATCTAATGACCACCGTTGAAGAGTCTATTGCCGCTTATCGCGTTTGTGAGACTCGCATTAATGCCGTACAACAAGCATTGGATGCGGCCTTTGCCGAAGAAGATAAAGCTGAGAAAAGCGATAGCTAA
- the pncB gene encoding nicotinate phosphoribosyltransferase produces the protein MTVTHTSTTTTFEPIITSLLDNDLYKFTMLQAMLHQFPQTHGVYRFRCRNNEDTVYPLADIKEQLEKQLDSLCELRFLEDELEYLRGLRFMRSDFVDYLELFKLKRRFITVSTDDKGRLFIDIEGPMIQAMFFEVFVLAIVNELYFNALSDTSVIEEGQRRLDKKVALLHSYAAAQAKNSHDIPPFIVADFGTRRRFNKHWQAHVVETLHNAEPKIVSGTSNVYLAKKLGITPIGTMAHEFMQAFQALDVRLRDSQKAALEAWVHEYRGDLGIALTDVVGMDAFLRDFDLYFAKLFDGLRHDSGDPYIWGDKAIAHYNKLKIDPRTKILTFSDGLDLNKAWDLHQYFKDRIKTSFGIGTNLTNDMGITPLNIVLKLVECNGQPVAKLSDSPGKTMINNDTYLAYLRQVFEVDEPE, from the coding sequence ATGACCGTTACCCATACTTCTACAACTACAACTTTTGAACCTATTATCACCTCGTTACTTGATAACGATTTGTACAAATTTACGATGCTACAAGCCATGCTGCATCAGTTTCCACAGACCCATGGTGTCTACCGTTTTCGCTGTCGTAACAATGAAGACACCGTTTATCCATTAGCTGATATTAAAGAACAACTAGAAAAACAACTAGACAGTTTATGCGAATTGCGGTTTTTAGAAGATGAATTAGAGTATTTACGTGGTTTACGCTTTATGCGCTCAGACTTCGTTGACTACTTAGAGTTATTTAAACTTAAACGGCGTTTTATTACTGTCAGCACCGATGATAAAGGTCGCTTGTTTATCGATATCGAAGGCCCAATGATTCAGGCGATGTTCTTTGAAGTATTCGTACTAGCCATTGTCAATGAGCTATATTTTAATGCTTTATCAGATACTAGTGTGATTGAAGAAGGGCAGCGTCGGTTAGATAAAAAAGTCGCATTATTGCACAGTTATGCTGCGGCACAAGCGAAAAATAGTCATGATATACCGCCATTTATTGTCGCTGATTTCGGTACTCGTAGGCGTTTCAATAAACATTGGCAAGCTCATGTGGTTGAGACATTACACAATGCCGAACCAAAAATAGTTAGTGGTACTTCTAACGTTTATTTAGCAAAAAAGCTCGGGATAACGCCAATAGGTACTATGGCGCATGAATTTATGCAGGCATTTCAGGCATTGGATGTGCGTTTGCGTGACTCACAAAAAGCCGCTCTTGAAGCTTGGGTGCATGAATATCGCGGCGATTTGGGTATTGCGCTGACCGATGTCGTTGGGATGGATGCATTCTTACGTGATTTTGATTTGTATTTTGCCAAGCTTTTTGATGGTCTGCGTCATGATAGTGGCGACCCATATATCTGGGGCGATAAAGCAATTGCCCATTATAACAAGCTAAAAATAGATCCTAGAACTAAGATTTTAACCTTTAGTGATGGTTTAGATCTTAATAAGGCGTGGGATTTACATCAATACTTTAAAGATCGGATCAAAACCAGCTTTGGTATTGGCACCAATCTCACCAACGATATGGGTATAACGCCATTAAATATCGTCCTAAAATTGGTTGAATGCAATGGTCAGCCAGTCGCGAAGTTGTCTGACAGTCCAGGCAAGACCATGATCAATAATGATACGTATCTTGCCTATTTGCGCCAAGTATTTGAGGTGGATGAGCCAGAGTAA